Below is a window of Flavobacterium cyclinae DNA.
AAATATCTTGATAACATTCGATAATTGCTAGCTCTTTATTTCCGTGAATAATTCTTAAAGCATGTGGTGCTAAATGAACCGTAACAAGGGCAAAAGCCCAAGCCGGTAGAATAGCATCAGTAGAACAATACAATGCCACATATTTGTCTTCAAAATTAGACCAATCTGTATTTTTTAATTGTGTTCTAAAATCGGATTCTTTTAAGATAAATCCTTCTAATAACCATTGCGAAATATCTAAATCTACCACATGATTATCCGGATAGTAATCTTCTAAATCGAATACCATCAAGGAACTTTGCGCTACTTTATTTACTATTTCGTCCATTGTTTAGTCGCAGTTTTCAGTCGCAGTTTTCAGTAAGAAGCTCAGAAACTGCTCACTGTGAATGCGACTGTTTACTTTTTTACAACATTCCTAATTCTAACTTCGCTTCTTCACTCATTAAATCTTTGCTCCATGGCGGATCAAATGTGATTTCTACTTCGCATGATTTTACAGCATCAATAGATTTGATTTTTTCCTCTACTTCTTGTGGTAAAGTTTCCGCCACTGGGCAGTTAGGTGATGTTAAGGTCATTAAGATTTTTACATCATTATCTTCATTAATCATTACGTCGTAGATTAAACCTAATTCGTAAATGTCTACCGGAATCTCTGGATCAAAAATTCCTTTTAAAACTTTGACTACGTCTTCGCCTAAGTTAATTGTATCGTTAAATTCTTCCATTTTATTAAGTTTTCAGTCTCAGTTTTCAGTCTCAGAGCATATAGAAAACTGCAAACTGAGACTGAAAACTAAACTAGTTATTGTTTTGCTTGAAATGCCAAAGCATACATTTTGATTTGTTTTATCATCGAAACTAAACCGTTGGCTCTTGTTGGTGACAAATGTTCTTTTAATCCAATTTCATCAATAAAATCAGTATTCGCGTCTAAAATATCTTTTGGTGATTGATTAGAAAACGCTCGGATTAAAATCGCAATAATTCCTTTCGTTAAAATAGCATCACTATCGGCTGTAAAAACGATTTTGCCGTCTTGTTCTACACCGTGAACCCAAACTTTTGATTGACAACCTTTGATGATATTTTCCTCTATTTTATATTGTTCATCAATTAATGGTAGTGATTTTCCTAATTCGATGATGTATTCATAACGTTGCATCCAATCGTCAAACATGGAAAACTCATCTACAATTTCGTCTTGTATTTGTTTAATTGTCATTTAGTTATTTAATTTTTCAGCAATTATAATCAGTTCGTTTACAAAATCTTCTATTTCTTTTGGTGGAAATCCTCCATCAAAATCAGTTGAAAGATAGGTTTTGTCTTTTGTGTTAAATGATAAATTAGCTATAGGAGCACCATCATAAAATCTTTTTTGGGTAGGCGCCTTAAAAGTACTTAAGTTTTTTAAATCAATACTCATAAATAATTCATTAAGTGCATTCCTATCTTCTTGTTTTAACTCCCAAAAAACAGGTTTTGCACCCTGAGCTGTTACCACATAAATTTTTCCATCTTGTATCGTAATTTTTCTATATCTACCTCTTGTAGTTTCTTGATAAATTACAACTGGTAAATCTACAACTTGATCTTTTAAAGTGCTTTCTGTAATCATGGCTTTTGGTTCATTTTGAATTATAGATGTATTACACTTGCAGCTTGTAAAAAAACAAGTCAAACTAAAAACGAATGCAAATAATTTCATAATCTAACTTAATTAAGATAACATCATCTGCGCTTTCTTTACCGCTTCTACAAAGATATCAATTTCTTCCTTGGTATTGTAAAAAGCAAAACTTGCTCTAATGGTACCTGGAATATTTAAAAAATTCATAATAGGTTGGGCACAATGATGGCCGGTTCTAACCGCTATACCTAACTTATCGATAATTGTGCCAATGTCATATGGATGAATTCCTTCAATATTAAACGAAATTACTGAAGTTTTATTTTCACTGGTTCCATAGATGGTTAACCCTTCAATTTCTTGTAATCTTTTGGTTCCGTAATCTAATAATTCTTGTTCGTAAGCTGCTATATTATCAAAACCAATTGAATTCATGTAATCAATTGCGGTTCCTAAAACAATTCCACCCGAAATATTTGGAGTTCCAGCTTCGAATTTATGTGGTAAACCGGCATAGGTTGTTTTTTCGAATGTTACCTCAGCAATCATTTCACCTCCGCCTTGATAGGGTGGCAATTTTCGCAACCATTCTTCTTTTCCGTATAAAATTCCAACGCCTGTTGGCCCACACACTTTATGACCTGAAAATACATAAAAATCACAATCCAATGCTTGCACATCTGGTCGTAAATGTGGAGTTGCTTGCGCTCCGTCTATTAAAACGGCTGCTCCTACTCCATGTGCTTTTTTGATGATATATTCAATTGGGTTAACCGTTCCTAACGCATTAGAAATATGATTTAAAGTTACAATTTTCGTTTTTTCGGAAAGTAAGTTGTCGAATTCTGAAAGAATTAATTCTCCTTTTTCATTCATTGGAATTACTACCAACTTCGCTCCTGTTTTTTCACATAAAAATTGCCACGGCACAATATTACTATGATGTTCTAAAGCCGAAACCATCACCTCATCGCCTGCTTTTAACAAACTTGCAAAACCATTTGCCACCAAATTAATTCCAAAAGTCGTTCCCGAAGTAAAAATGATTTCGTGATTATACTTAGCATTTAAGTGATTTTGAATCGTATTTCGCGACACTTCATACTCATCCGTAGCCAATTGACTTAACGTATGCACACCACGGTGAATATTTGCGTTGATTTCACTGTAATATTTTGAAATAGCATCAATAACCACCTGTGGCTTTTGCGAAGTAGCTCCGTTATCAAAATACACCAAGGGTTTGCCATTTACTTTTTGCGATAAAATGGGAAAATCAGCTCTTACTTTTTGAACATCAAACATATTGATATTTTTTACTTTATATAAAACAAAACCGCATTAAAGCGGCTTTATGTCTACAAATCAAATCCCATATTTACGCCTAATTTATTTGCAATTAGTTTAGCAATTTTAGCTTTTAATTCTGGGATTTTAATACTGTTAGTTACTTCACTTGTAAACGCATACATCAACAACGCTTTTGCTTCTTTTTTTGGAATTCCACGTTGCTGCATATAGAACATAGCACTTTCATCTAATTGACCAATCGTACAACCGTGCGAACATTTTACATCATCAGCAAAAATTTCCAATTGTGGTTTTGCGTTGATAGTTGCTTTATCGCCAACTAAAATGTTGTTATTTTGTTGGAATGCATCTGTTTTTTGCGCTTCTTTTTCTACGAAGATTTTACCATTGAAAACTCCGGTAGCATTATCATTCAAAATCGTTTTATAATTTTGGTGACTTTCACAATTTGGTTGCGCATGATGTACCAAAGTATAATGATCTACGTGTTGTTTATCACCAATAATGGTAATTCCTTTCAACGTAGAATCAATTCTTTCTCCTTGGTGATAGAAATTTAAGTTATTTCTAGTAATATTCCCACCAAAAGAAAACGTATGCACCGCTACTCTACTCTCTTGCTTTTGTGCAATATAAGTATTATCAATTAAATTCGCAGTTTGCACATCATTCTGAACTTTGTAATAATCAACAATCGCACGTTTTTGAGCGAAAATTTCAGTAACTGAATTCGTTAAAACCGGATTCGAATTCAAACTCTGATGACGTTCTACGATTTGTACGTGAGCATTCTCACCTACGATGATTAAATTTCTAGGTTGTACCATCAAAGCCGCTTCATTTCCGGTTGAGAAATAAATGATTTCGATAGGTTTTTCAACCACTTTGCTTTTTGGAATGTTGATATAAGCACCTTCCAATGAAAAAGCCGTGTTAAGCGAAGTCAAACTTTCTTCTTTACTTGCTATTTGATTGAAATACGTATCCACAACCATTTTATATTTTGGCTTTGTCAATGCTGAAGACATCAAACATACGTCTAAACCATCATGTGTAGTAGATGATAAAAACGAACTAAAAATTCCGTCAATAAAAACTACTTTATAGGTGTCAATTTCGTGTAAGAAATACTTCTTAACGTCTTTAAATTCGATTGCGTTTTCTTTCTTTGGGAAAACCGAAAAATCATTTTTTA
It encodes the following:
- a CDS encoding aminotransferase class V-fold PLP-dependent enzyme is translated as MFDVQKVRADFPILSQKVNGKPLVYFDNGATSQKPQVVIDAISKYYSEINANIHRGVHTLSQLATDEYEVSRNTIQNHLNAKYNHEIIFTSGTTFGINLVANGFASLLKAGDEVMVSALEHHSNIVPWQFLCEKTGAKLVVIPMNEKGELILSEFDNLLSEKTKIVTLNHISNALGTVNPIEYIIKKAHGVGAAVLIDGAQATPHLRPDVQALDCDFYVFSGHKVCGPTGVGILYGKEEWLRKLPPYQGGGEMIAEVTFEKTTYAGLPHKFEAGTPNISGGIVLGTAIDYMNSIGFDNIAAYEQELLDYGTKRLQEIEGLTIYGTSENKTSVISFNIEGIHPYDIGTIIDKLGIAVRTGHHCAQPIMNFLNIPGTIRASFAFYNTKEEIDIFVEAVKKAQMMLS
- a CDS encoding SUF system Fe-S cluster assembly protein, with the protein product MEEFNDTINLGEDVVKVLKGIFDPEIPVDIYELGLIYDVMINEDNDVKILMTLTSPNCPVAETLPQEVEEKIKSIDAVKSCEVEITFDPPWSKDLMSEEAKLELGML
- a CDS encoding DUF2480 family protein; translated protein: MDEIVNKVAQSSLMVFDLEDYYPDNHVVDLDISQWLLEGFILKESDFRTQLKNTDWSNFEDKYVALYCSTDAILPAWAFALVTVHLAPHALRIIHGNKELAIIECYQDILNKLDYTDYFQKPVILKGCSKKAVPNPVYTLAIQKLMKVAKSVMFGEACSAVPLYKSK
- the sufD gene encoding Fe-S cluster assembly protein SufD, with the protein product MELKDKLLASFMAFEEKIDTNSELHELRSHAIKNFENKGFPTKQEEAWKYTSLNAILKNDFSVFPKKENAIEFKDVKKYFLHEIDTYKVVFIDGIFSSFLSSTTHDGLDVCLMSSALTKPKYKMVVDTYFNQIASKEESLTSLNTAFSLEGAYINIPKSKVVEKPIEIIYFSTGNEAALMVQPRNLIIVGENAHVQIVERHQSLNSNPVLTNSVTEIFAQKRAIVDYYKVQNDVQTANLIDNTYIAQKQESRVAVHTFSFGGNITRNNLNFYHQGERIDSTLKGITIIGDKQHVDHYTLVHHAQPNCESHQNYKTILNDNATGVFNGKIFVEKEAQKTDAFQQNNNILVGDKATINAKPQLEIFADDVKCSHGCTIGQLDESAMFYMQQRGIPKKEAKALLMYAFTSEVTNSIKIPELKAKIAKLIANKLGVNMGFDL
- a CDS encoding SufE family protein; this encodes MTIKQIQDEIVDEFSMFDDWMQRYEYIIELGKSLPLIDEQYKIEENIIKGCQSKVWVHGVEQDGKIVFTADSDAILTKGIIAILIRAFSNQSPKDILDANTDFIDEIGLKEHLSPTRANGLVSMIKQIKMYALAFQAKQ